Proteins encoded together in one Jaculus jaculus isolate mJacJac1 chromosome 7, mJacJac1.mat.Y.cur, whole genome shotgun sequence window:
- the LOC101606005 gene encoding dehydrogenase/reductase SDR family member 2, mitochondrial-like, translating into MFRPLTQCWMRIPTLAALRPMGSTSGTANHRLTLANKVAVVTGSTNGIGFAIARRLAQDGAHVVISSRKQQNVDSAVATLQGDGLCVSGTVCHVGKAEDRERLVATALEHCGGVDFLVCVAGVNPLVGSTIKSSEQIWDKILSVNVKAPALLLNQLLPHMEKRGQGSVVLVSSLAAYVPLPKLGAYNVSKTAVLGLTKTLAVELAPKNIRVNCLVPGIINTDFSKVVRTKGSWWGRRYQSQPYFSPCRVGQPEDCAGLVSFLCSPDASYITGENIVVAGLSPPL; encoded by the exons ATGTTTAGGCCTCTGACCCAGTGTTGGATGAGAATCCCAACCCTTGCAGCTCTACGTCCCATGGGAAGCACCAGCGGTACAGCCAACCATAGACTCACACTGGCCAACAAAGTGGCAGTGGTCACAGGATCCACAAATGG GATTGGCTTCGCTATTGCCCGGCGTCTGGCCCAGGATGGGGCCCATGTGGTCATCAGCAGCCGGAAGCAGCAGAATGTCGACTCAGCCGTGGCCACACTGCAGGGAGATGGGCTgtgtgtgtcaggcactgtgtgtcACGTAGGAAAGGCAGAGGACCGGGAGAGGCTGGTGGCCACG GCCTTGGAACACTGCGGAGGTGTGGACTTCCTGGTGTGTGTTGCAGGGGTCAATCCCTTGGTAGGAAGTACCATCAAGAGCAGTGAACAGATCTGGGACAAG ATCCTGAGTGTGAATGTGAAGGCCCCAGCCCTGTTGCTGAACCAGCTTCTGCCTCACATGGAGAAGAGGGG ACAAGGTTCAGTGGTCCTGGTGTCTTCACTTGCAGCCTACGTACCATTGCCT AAGCTAGGAGCCTACAATGTCAGTAAAACAGCTGTTCTCGGCCTCACCAAGACTCTGGCAGTGGAGCTGGCACCAAAGAACATTCGTGTTAATTGCCTAGTACCAGGAATCATTAACACAGACTTCAGCAAAGTGGTGAGGACCAAGGGCAG TTGGTGGGGAAGACGTTACCAGTCTCAGCCCTACTTCTCTCCATGCAGGGTGGGGCAGCCTGAGGACTGTGCAGGACTGGTGTCTTTCTTATGCTCGCCAGACGCAAGCTACATCACTGGTGAAAACATCGTGGTGGCTGGCTTGTCCCCACCTCTCTGA